CCGGGCCGCGAGGATCGCGGCGGCCGAGGGCATCGAGAACGTGCGCTTCGCCCAGCTCGACCTCACCTCGGCGGCGCCCGCAGCCGGGGCCTACGACCTGGTGACCATGCAGTACCTCGCGCTGCCCGTCGAATCCGGCGAGGCGCCGCTGCGGGGCCTGCTCGCCGCCGTCGCCCCCGGCGGCACCCTGCTCGTCGGCACCCACGACCTCGCCGATCTGCCGCCCCGCAAGGGCGACGAGACCTTCGACCCCGCAGCCTTCCACGACGTGGCGCGATCGCTGGCCGCGCTGCTCGACGACGACTGGACCGTGGTGGTCGACGAGTCCAGGCTGCGGACCGCTCCCGCCCCGGAGGGAACCCCGCACGTGCACGACGTGGTGTTGCGCGCGCGCCGCGCGGCCTGATTAGTGGGACCGTCCTCGCTCGCGAAGGTGACGGGATACGGGCCTCGACCTCCGGCGATCGTGCACAGTCGACACGCCGGTTGCACTTGACTCTCACACCGATGTCAGGGGCGACGATGAGGACTATGACCGTGACCCAGTTCAATCCGCGTGCCCTGATCGCACAGACGAGCCTCAGTGTTCTGGCGACCATCAAGTCGGACGGCCGCCCGCAACTCTCTCCGGTGACGCACTACTACGACCAGGATGCGGGCGTCATCCTGATCTCCAGCACCACCAAGACGGCCAAGATCCGCAATCTGCGGCGGGATCCTCGGGCCACCCTGGAGGTCACCAGCGCCGACGGTCGGGAATGGGCCACCGCCGAGGGCGTCGCCACGCTCATCGGCCCCGGAACCGACCCACAGGGCCCAGAGGTCGAGGCGCTCGTCGACTACTACCGGCGGGCGGCGGGCGAACACCCCGACTGGGAGGAGTACCGCGCCGTGATGATCTCGGATCACCGGGTACTGATCACCATGTCGGTCGATCACGTCTACGGCGCGAACATCGGCTGAGTCGCAGGCCGATCGAGAGGTGCCCGATTCGACGCGGGGCTCGGGGCGGTGACCACCGCCCGCTGTGCCCCGCGTCGAAGCGTGATCAGTCGAGCGCGGCGTCCAGCGTGATCTTCGTGCCGGTCAACGCCTTGCTGACCGGGCAGCTCTCCTTCGCCGAGTTGGCGACCTTCGCGAAGCCCTCGGCGTCCAGGCCCTCGACCTCGCCGCGCACCGTGATCGCGATGCCCGAGATCAAAAAGCCGCCCTCGGGGTCCGGCCCGAGCGTGACGTCGGCCTTGACGTCCAAGGACTGCGGGGTCCCACCCGCCGCGGCGATGAGGGCGGACAGCTGCATCGCATAGCAGGACGAGTGCGCGGCGGCGATCAGCTCCTCCGGGCTGGTGGTGCCGTCCGCGTTCTCCGCCGCCCGCTTCGGGAAGCTGACGTCGAAGGTGGCGGCGCCGCTGCTGGTGAGTTCGACCTGACCGGCGCCCTTCTCCAGGGTGCCGTTCCAGGCGGTCCGTGCGGTGCGGGTGGGCATTGCAGAGCCTCCAAGCTGTGGTGGATCTTGCCGATCCCAGTATCGCACCGGGTGGCCGCGACGGCGGGACCGCCGAAGCCGCCAGCCCATGTCGAGTCGGGCCGAACCGAAGAATGGTCGGCCGTGCCAGGGATAGATAGACCCTCCCTAGGACCCGGCGGCGTTCGTAACGTCGAGATCGCGCGCTCCCATCTGGCAGCCGTTAGCGCGAGAGGACGAATATGGAACTCGGAATGCACATCGCCGACTTCACCTGGACCGGTGGCGCTCCCGTGTTGGGGCCTGCGCTCGCGCGCCACGTGCGGGAAGCGGAAGCGGCAGGCATCCGACGCATCACGGTGATGGACCACTTCTGGCAGATCGGCCCGGTCGGCCCGGTCGAGCACGAGATGCTGGAGGCGTACGCCGCGCTCGGTTTCATCGCGGCTCACACCGAGCACGCCCTGCTGCACACCCTGGTCACCGGGGTCATCTACCGCGAACCAGGCCTGCTGGCCAAACAGGTCTCCACACTGGACGTGCTCTCGGGTGGCCGGGTCGGCCTCGGCATCGGGGCGGGCTGGAACGAGGACGAGTCCCGTGGACTGGGTTTCGACTTCCCACCCACCGCAGAGCGATTCGAGAAGCTCGAGGAGACGGTCCGGATCTGCTTGCAGATGTGGTCGGACTCCGAGGAGCCGTTCGAGGGAAGGCATTACCAGCTGGAGCGCACGCTCAACTCGCCGCAGAACCTGACCCGGCCGCATCCGTACCTGATGATCGGCGGCGGCGGCGAGAAGAAGACACTGCGGATGGTGGCGCAGTATGCCGACGCCTGCAATCTCTTCGCCGGTCCGGAGGCAGCCCACAAACTCGACGTGCTCCGGACACACTGCGACACCCTCGGCCGCGACTACGACGCGATCGAGAAGACCACGATGTTCCCCATCGACCCGACGAGCACCGTCGACGACATCGTGGGCACCGCCGAGAAGATGGCCGAACTCGGATTCACCGCCGCCTACATCTTCGCGCGCGACATCGCCGAGCCC
This Actinoalloteichus hymeniacidonis DNA region includes the following protein-coding sequences:
- a CDS encoding class I SAM-dependent methyltransferase; amino-acid sequence: MDQQFWDDQYRSRDQLFSGNPNGVLVTEVTGMTPGEALDVGCGEGGDALWLARQGWQVTGVDISQVAVDRAARIAAAEGIENVRFAQLDLTSAAPAAGAYDLVTMQYLALPVESGEAPLRGLLAAVAPGGTLLVGTHDLADLPPRKGDETFDPAAFHDVARSLAALLDDDWTVVVDESRLRTAPAPEGTPHVHDVVLRARRAA
- a CDS encoding PPOX class F420-dependent oxidoreductase; amino-acid sequence: MTVTQFNPRALIAQTSLSVLATIKSDGRPQLSPVTHYYDQDAGVILISSTTKTAKIRNLRRDPRATLEVTSADGREWATAEGVATLIGPGTDPQGPEVEALVDYYRRAAGEHPDWEEYRAVMISDHRVLITMSVDHVYGANIG
- a CDS encoding OsmC family peroxiredoxin translates to MPTRTARTAWNGTLEKGAGQVELTSSGAATFDVSFPKRAAENADGTTSPEELIAAAHSSCYAMQLSALIAAAGGTPQSLDVKADVTLGPDPEGGFLISGIAITVRGEVEGLDAEGFAKVANSAKESCPVSKALTGTKITLDAALD
- a CDS encoding LLM class F420-dependent oxidoreductase, giving the protein MELGMHIADFTWTGGAPVLGPALARHVREAEAAGIRRITVMDHFWQIGPVGPVEHEMLEAYAALGFIAAHTEHALLHTLVTGVIYREPGLLAKQVSTLDVLSGGRVGLGIGAGWNEDESRGLGFDFPPTAERFEKLEETVRICLQMWSDSEEPFEGRHYQLERTLNSPQNLTRPHPYLMIGGGGEKKTLRMVAQYADACNLFAGPEAAHKLDVLRTHCDTLGRDYDAIEKTTMFPIDPTSTVDDIVGTAEKMAELGFTAAYIFARDIAEPDHIISLLADATARLS